One genomic window of Thioclava sp. GXIMD4216 includes the following:
- the ubiB gene encoding 2-polyprenylphenol 6-hydroxylase, which yields MRGPINIWRLIRTGATFIRSRAMHTVLEAMDAPPRLRAAAYAISAPFAWLGYKGDPNLPPVTRAITALGPAYIKFGQILSTRADVVGPEMAAQLRVLQDRLPPFSTALAKRTIEEEFERPISEMFAEFSEPVAAASIAQVHQATLLRNGEKVAVKVLRPGIEKAFRRDLDAFHFVANFIERFSRASRRLRPTDVVKHFERTVMGELDLRMEAARASQFAANTAGDAGFSVPKPIWDMSSRRVMVLDWAEGVPMGDPEAIKAAGHDLVGLSERILQLFLSHALRDGYFHGDMHQGNLKVAPNGDIVAYDFGIMGQIDEYTRRVYAEILIGFIQRDYRRVAEVHFEAGYVPADRDVNEFALALRAVGEPIFGMDASHISMARLLAYLFEVTERFGMPTRTELILLQRSMVVAEGVARSLNPSLNMWQAAKPAVETYIRENLGPKAALQDVQRAAKVITRYSSRFPDMLKASIERHSEPQDAAPADKPLHPAIWAGIVAAVFVGGVAIGLIA from the coding sequence ATGCGGGGGCCGATCAATATCTGGCGCCTGATCCGTACGGGTGCGACCTTTATCCGCTCGCGCGCCATGCATACCGTGCTGGAGGCGATGGATGCGCCGCCACGTCTGCGGGCAGCGGCCTATGCGATTTCGGCTCCTTTTGCGTGGCTTGGTTATAAAGGGGATCCAAACCTCCCCCCGGTCACGCGGGCGATCACGGCGCTTGGACCCGCATATATCAAGTTCGGCCAGATCCTTTCGACACGCGCCGACGTTGTCGGGCCGGAAATGGCCGCCCAACTGCGTGTGTTGCAAGACCGTCTGCCGCCGTTTTCGACCGCGCTGGCAAAGCGGACAATCGAGGAAGAGTTCGAGCGCCCGATTTCCGAGATGTTTGCAGAATTTTCCGAGCCGGTAGCGGCCGCGTCGATTGCGCAGGTCCATCAGGCAACGTTGCTGCGTAATGGCGAGAAAGTGGCGGTCAAAGTCCTGCGTCCCGGAATCGAAAAAGCTTTCCGCCGTGATCTGGATGCGTTTCATTTTGTGGCAAATTTCATCGAACGTTTTTCGCGCGCGTCGCGCCGTTTGCGTCCGACGGATGTGGTGAAGCATTTCGAACGCACCGTGATGGGCGAGCTGGATCTACGTATGGAAGCCGCGCGTGCGTCGCAATTTGCCGCCAATACGGCAGGTGATGCAGGCTTTTCGGTGCCCAAACCCATTTGGGATATGTCGAGCCGTCGTGTGATGGTGCTGGATTGGGCCGAAGGCGTGCCGATGGGCGACCCCGAAGCGATCAAGGCGGCAGGGCATGATCTGGTGGGTCTGTCGGAACGGATCTTGCAGCTTTTCCTAAGCCACGCGTTGCGCGACGGGTATTTCCACGGCGATATGCATCAGGGCAACCTGAAAGTTGCGCCAAACGGTGATATCGTCGCCTATGATTTCGGGATCATGGGGCAAATCGATGAATATACCCGCCGTGTCTATGCCGAGATCCTGATCGGGTTTATCCAGCGCGACTACCGTCGTGTGGCAGAGGTACATTTTGAAGCGGGATACGTGCCCGCAGATCGCGATGTGAACGAATTCGCACTGGCACTCCGTGCGGTGGGCGAGCCGATTTTCGGGATGGATGCGAGCCATATTTCTATGGCGCGACTTCTGGCCTATCTATTTGAAGTAACAGAACGTTTCGGGATGCCGACGCGGACGGAACTGATCTTGCTCCAGAGGTCTATGGTGGTTGCGGAAGGGGTGGCACGCTCGCTCAACCCGTCGCTGAATATGTGGCAGGCGGCCAAGCCTGCAGTCGAAACCTATATCCGCGAAAACCTTGGCCCCAAGGCTGCGTTGCAGGATGTACAACGGGCCGCAAAAGTCATTACGCGCTACAGCTCGCGCTTCCCCGACATGTTGAAAGCCTCGATCGAACGGCATTCCGAACCTCAGGATGCCGCCCCCGCCGATAAACCGCTGCACCCCGCCATTTGGGCAGGGATAGTTGCGGCGGTCTTTGTCGGGGGGGTGGCAATAGGCTTGATTGCCTGA
- the ubiE gene encoding bifunctional demethylmenaquinone methyltransferase/2-methoxy-6-polyprenyl-1,4-benzoquinol methylase UbiE has product MTAEQSKTTHFGFQTVDESQKAGMVHGVFSRVASKYDIMNDLMSMGIHRIWKDAMMDWLAPRPGQKLLDVAGGTGDVAFRFLGRAPGATATVCDMTESMLIEGQKRAEAEDMAERLDWIVGDAMALPFEDNAFDVYTISFGIRNVTRVQEALNEAYRVLKPGGRLMVLEFSQIPNDLMQKVYDLYSFNIIPVMGQIVANDRDSYQYLVESIRKFPDQDTFLSMIRKAGFEQASYRNLTMGIAALHSGWKI; this is encoded by the coding sequence ATGACCGCAGAGCAAAGCAAAACGACCCATTTCGGCTTTCAGACCGTGGATGAAAGCCAGAAGGCCGGAATGGTGCATGGCGTATTTTCGCGCGTGGCGTCGAAATACGATATCATGAACGACCTGATGAGCATGGGCATCCACCGTATCTGGAAGGATGCGATGATGGACTGGCTTGCGCCGCGCCCGGGTCAGAAGCTGTTGGATGTGGCGGGCGGCACCGGCGATGTGGCCTTCCGTTTCCTTGGCCGCGCGCCGGGGGCCACGGCAACCGTCTGCGATATGACCGAATCGATGCTGATCGAGGGCCAGAAACGCGCCGAGGCCGAGGATATGGCCGAGCGTCTGGACTGGATCGTGGGCGATGCGATGGCCCTGCCCTTCGAGGATAACGCCTTTGATGTCTACACGATTTCCTTTGGCATCCGCAATGTGACCCGCGTTCAGGAGGCACTGAACGAAGCCTATCGCGTCCTCAAACCCGGCGGTCGCCTGATGGTGCTGGAATTCAGCCAGATCCCCAATGACCTGATGCAGAAGGTCTATGATCTCTATTCCTTCAACATCATTCCGGTCATGGGGCAGATCGTGGCCAATGACCGCGACAGCTATCAATATCTGGTCGAATCGATCCGCAAATTCCCCGATCAGGACACCTTCCTGTCGATGATCCGCAAGGCGGGCTTCGAACAGGCCAGCTATCGCAACCTGACTATGGGCATTGCGGCGCTGCATTCGGGCTGGAAGATCTGA
- the mutM gene encoding bifunctional DNA-formamidopyrimidine glycosylase/DNA-(apurinic or apyrimidinic site) lyase, whose product MPELPEVETVRRGLLPAMEGRIIEKAEVNRPDLRWPLPENMAARLTGARVLRLRRRSKYILADLDRGETLLIHLGMSGRMLVSGVALGDFVIDHPTPQKHDHIVFHMEGGGRVTFNDARRFGAMDLFPTEAEDSYWLLEKLGPEPFSNQLSEDYLTTKLRGRASPIKTLLLDQAIVAGLGNIYVCEVLFRAGIDPRRQGRQIAEKRLRPLVAIIREVLAEAIDAGGSSLRDHRQADGELGYFQHRFKVYGREGQPCRSCGQPVLRIVQSGRSSFYCAHCQR is encoded by the coding sequence ATGCCCGAACTTCCCGAAGTAGAGACTGTCCGACGCGGACTTCTGCCTGCAATGGAAGGCCGCATAATTGAAAAGGCCGAGGTGAATCGTCCGGATCTGCGCTGGCCGCTGCCCGAGAATATGGCCGCGCGGCTGACCGGCGCACGGGTGCTGCGGTTGCGTCGGCGGTCGAAATATATCCTTGCCGATCTGGACCGTGGCGAGACGCTGCTGATCCATCTCGGCATGTCGGGGCGGATGCTGGTCTCGGGCGTGGCTTTGGGTGACTTTGTCATCGACCACCCGACGCCCCAGAAACACGACCATATCGTCTTCCATATGGAGGGCGGCGGGCGCGTCACCTTCAACGATGCACGGCGCTTCGGGGCGATGGATCTGTTTCCGACCGAGGCCGAGGATAGCTATTGGTTGCTGGAAAAACTGGGGCCGGAGCCCTTCAGCAACCAGCTGAGCGAGGATTACCTGACGACCAAGCTGCGCGGACGGGCCAGCCCGATCAAGACGCTCTTGCTGGATCAGGCGATTGTCGCGGGGCTTGGCAATATCTATGTCTGCGAGGTTCTGTTCCGCGCAGGCATAGATCCGCGCCGTCAGGGGCGCCAGATTGCCGAGAAGCGGCTGCGGCCTCTTGTCGCAATCATCCGCGAGGTTCTGGCAGAGGCGATCGACGCGGGCGGCTCATCGCTGCGCGACCACCGGCAGGCGGATGGGGAGCTTGGATATTTCCAACACCGGTTCAAGGTTTATGGCCGCGAGGGGCAGCCCTGCCGCAGTTGCGGGCAGCCTGTGCTCCGTATCGTGCAATCGGGGCGATCCAGCTTTTATTGTGCGCATTGCCAGCGCTGA
- a CDS encoding enoyl-CoA hydratase gives MAYQTLIVEIEDNVALVRLNRPEALNALNSVLLGELGDALSSLDANDKVRAIVITGSEKAFAAGADIKEMSEKGFVGMFKADFFGDTTEDFLRTRKPVIAAVSGYALGGGCELAMMCDFIICADNAKFGQPEINLGICAGIGGTQRLTRFVGKSKAMDMHLTGRFMDAEEAERSGLVSRVVPAAKLVSEAMAAAAKIAEKSQISAMVVKEAVNRSYETTLREGLLFEKRMFHALFATEDQKEGMAAFLEKREPQFRDK, from the coding sequence ATGGCCTACCAGACGCTGATCGTCGAGATCGAAGATAATGTTGCCCTCGTCCGGCTGAACCGACCGGAGGCGCTGAATGCGCTGAACTCCGTTCTGCTGGGGGAGCTGGGCGACGCGCTGTCGAGCCTTGACGCGAATGACAAGGTCCGCGCCATTGTCATCACCGGCTCCGAGAAGGCCTTTGCCGCCGGTGCCGATATCAAAGAAATGTCCGAGAAGGGCTTCGTCGGCATGTTCAAGGCCGATTTCTTCGGCGATACGACCGAGGATTTCCTGCGCACCCGCAAGCCGGTGATTGCGGCCGTGTCCGGCTATGCCTTGGGCGGCGGCTGCGAATTGGCCATGATGTGCGACTTCATTATCTGTGCCGATAATGCGAAATTCGGTCAGCCCGAGATCAATCTCGGCATTTGCGCCGGTATCGGCGGCACCCAGCGTCTGACCCGTTTCGTCGGCAAATCCAAAGCGATGGACATGCATCTGACGGGGCGCTTCATGGATGCCGAAGAAGCCGAGCGTTCAGGGCTGGTCAGCCGCGTGGTGCCTGCCGCCAAACTGGTTTCCGAAGCGATGGCCGCCGCAGCCAAGATCGCCGAAAAATCCCAGATTTCCGCAATGGTTGTCAAAGAGGCGGTCAACCGCTCTTACGAAACCACGCTGCGTGAAGGGCTTCTGTTCGAAAAACGCATGTTCCACGCGCTCTTTGCAACGGAAGACCAGAAAGAGGGCATGGCGGCCTTCCTTGAAAAGCGCGAGCCGCAATTCCGCGACAAATAA
- the rpsT gene encoding 30S ribosomal protein S20: MANTLQSKKRARQNERRNDINKARRSRIRTFIRKVEEAIASGDYAAAQEALKVAQPELMRGVVKGVVHKNTASRKVSRLAARVKALNA, translated from the coding sequence ATGGCAAATACGCTCCAGTCCAAAAAGCGCGCACGTCAGAACGAGCGTCGCAACGACATCAACAAAGCCCGTCGTTCGCGCATCCGTACCTTCATCCGTAAAGTCGAGGAAGCTATTGCTTCGGGCGACTACGCAGCGGCTCAGGAAGCTCTGAAAGTGGCGCAACCGGAACTGATGCGTGGCGTTGTCAAAGGCGTGGTTCACAAGAACACCGCCTCGCGTAAAGTGTCCCGTCTGGCGGCACGCGTGAAGGCCCTGAACGCCTAA
- the dnaA gene encoding chromosomal replication initiator protein DnaA, which translates to MTEDTWGRVCDELQKSVGKNNFLTWIAPLKVIEVEDGIAAFEAPTKFMRDWVQRNFSEAIQNELRKFGIIVERIDLRVSTAPMIRPANSANPVAQATTVSNSPRIASIKPRLAQTQDDDLPGAPLDQRFTFDTFVVGKPNELAHAAARRVAEGGVVTFNPLFLYGGVGLGKTHLMHAIAHELQTKRPDLRVLYLSAEQFMYRFVQALRERQIMDFKEMFRSVDVLMVDDVQFIAGKDSTQEEFFHTFNALVDQGKQIVISADRAPGEIKELEERIKSRLQCGLVVDLHPTDYELRLGILQTKTENYRLQYPGLMIADGVLEFLAHRISTNVRVLEGALTRLFAFASLVGREITLDLAQECLTDILRTSDRKVTIEEIQRKVAEHYNVRLADMIGPKRVRTIARPRQVAMYLSKQLTTRSLPDIGRRFGGRDHTTIMHGIRKIEELKGDDRQLAEDIDLLRRLLEN; encoded by the coding sequence ATGACCGAAGATACTTGGGGGCGGGTCTGTGATGAACTCCAGAAAAGCGTTGGGAAGAACAACTTCCTCACCTGGATTGCACCGCTAAAGGTCATTGAAGTCGAAGACGGCATCGCTGCCTTTGAAGCACCGACGAAATTCATGCGTGACTGGGTCCAGCGGAACTTTTCCGAAGCGATCCAGAACGAGCTGCGCAAATTCGGGATCATTGTCGAACGTATCGATCTGCGCGTGTCCACGGCACCGATGATCCGTCCGGCCAATTCCGCCAATCCTGTTGCGCAGGCCACCACTGTCAGCAATTCGCCCCGTATTGCCTCGATCAAGCCGCGTCTTGCCCAGACGCAGGACGATGATCTTCCCGGTGCACCGCTGGATCAGCGCTTTACCTTCGACACATTCGTGGTCGGCAAGCCGAACGAGCTGGCCCATGCCGCGGCCCGTCGTGTGGCCGAAGGCGGCGTGGTGACCTTCAACCCGCTGTTCCTTTACGGTGGCGTCGGTCTTGGTAAGACGCACCTGATGCATGCCATCGCCCATGAGCTCCAGACCAAGCGCCCCGATCTGCGCGTGCTCTATCTCTCGGCCGAGCAATTCATGTATCGTTTCGTGCAGGCCCTGCGCGAGCGTCAGATCATGGATTTCAAGGAGATGTTCCGCTCGGTCGATGTGCTGATGGTGGATGACGTGCAATTCATCGCGGGCAAGGATTCGACCCAGGAAGAATTCTTCCACACGTTCAACGCGCTGGTCGATCAGGGCAAGCAGATCGTGATTTCCGCCGACCGCGCGCCGGGCGAGATCAAGGAACTGGAAGAGCGGATCAAATCGCGCCTGCAATGCGGCCTTGTGGTTGACCTGCACCCGACCGATTACGAACTCCGCCTTGGTATCCTGCAGACCAAGACCGAAAACTACCGCCTGCAATATCCGGGCCTGATGATTGCCGATGGCGTGCTGGAATTCCTCGCGCATCGCATCTCGACCAACGTGCGCGTGCTGGAAGGCGCACTGACCCGTCTGTTCGCCTTCGCCTCGCTGGTGGGCCGCGAGATCACGCTGGATCTGGCTCAGGAATGTCTGACCGATATCCTGCGCACCTCGGACCGCAAGGTCACCATCGAAGAGATCCAGCGCAAAGTGGCCGAACATTATAACGTCCGCTTGGCCGATATGATCGGGCCGAAGCGCGTGCGCACCATCGCACGTCCGCGTCAGGTGGCGATGTATCTGTCCAAGCAGCTGACCACCCGCTCGCTGCCCGATATCGGGCGTCGGTTCGGTGGCCGTGATCACACGACCATCATGCATGGTATCCGCAAGATCGAAGAGCTGAAGGGCGATGACCGCCAGCTGGCCGAGGATATCGATCTTCTGCGCCGTCTTCTGGAAAACTAA
- the dnaN gene encoding DNA polymerase III subunit beta, with translation MKISIERAELLKAVAQAQSVVERRNTIPILANVLIEAEGSTISFRATDLDIEVVDRAPAQVEKAGATTVSAVMLHEIVRKLPDGALVTLMDDPASGRLVIEAGRSSFTLATLPREDFPVMASSDYTANFTAKAGELKRLFEKSRFAISTEETRYYLNGVYLHVATAEEGQMLRAVATDGHRLARIDAPLPAGAEGMPGVIVPRKTVGELRKLLDDEETPIEVSVSETKVRFATPRITLTSKVIDGTFPDYTRVIPMGNTRRLEVDASEFAKAVDRVATVSSERSRAVKLTLDADKLVLSVNAPDAGAAEEELVVAYADERLEIGFNAKYLLEIANQVDRENAVFLFNSSGDPTLMREGGDTSAVYVVMPMRV, from the coding sequence ATGAAGATCAGCATCGAACGCGCAGAGCTGTTGAAAGCCGTCGCGCAAGCGCAATCGGTTGTCGAGCGCCGTAACACGATCCCGATTCTGGCCAATGTGCTGATCGAGGCCGAGGGAAGCACGATCTCTTTCCGTGCGACCGATCTCGATATCGAGGTGGTTGACCGTGCTCCCGCGCAGGTCGAAAAGGCGGGTGCTACGACCGTTTCTGCCGTGATGCTGCATGAAATCGTGCGCAAACTTCCCGATGGGGCGCTGGTGACCTTGATGGATGATCCGGCGTCTGGGCGTCTGGTGATCGAGGCGGGCCGGTCGAGTTTCACGCTGGCGACGCTGCCGCGCGAGGATTTCCCCGTGATGGCCAGCTCGGATTACACCGCGAATTTCACCGCCAAGGCGGGCGAGCTGAAGCGCCTGTTCGAGAAGTCGCGTTTCGCGATCTCCACCGAAGAGACCCGCTATTATCTGAACGGCGTCTATCTGCATGTGGCCACCGCCGAAGAAGGCCAGATGCTGCGCGCCGTGGCGACCGATGGTCACCGTCTTGCCCGTATCGATGCGCCGCTTCCTGCGGGTGCCGAGGGCATGCCGGGGGTGATCGTGCCGCGTAAGACCGTGGGCGAACTGCGCAAATTGCTGGATGATGAAGAGACCCCGATCGAGGTGTCTGTCTCGGAAACCAAGGTGCGTTTCGCCACGCCGCGCATCACGCTGACCTCCAAGGTCATCGATGGCACCTTCCCCGATTACACGCGCGTCATCCCGATGGGCAATACCCGCCGTCTAGAAGTGGATGCGAGCGAATTCGCCAAGGCGGTGGACCGTGTGGCGACTGTGTCGTCGGAACGTTCGCGTGCGGTGAAGCTGACGCTGGATGCCGATAAGCTGGTGCTGTCGGTCAATGCCCCCGATGCCGGTGCCGCCGAGGAAGAGCTGGTCGTGGCCTATGCCGACGAGCGTCTGGAAATCGGGTTCAACGCGAAATACCTGCTGGAAATCGCCAATCAGGTCGACCGCGAGAATGCCGTCTTCCTGTTCAATTCCTCGGGCGACCCGACCCTGATGCGCGAAGGTGGCGATACATCGGCGGTCTATGTCGTCATGCCGATGCGTGTGTAA
- the recF gene encoding DNA replication/repair protein RecF encodes MLSDLSLYQFRSHRRAVLTPDTRPVAIFGANGAGKTNILEAISLLSPGRGLRRAQAPDLMRRAEAVGWKVTAQLSGHDILTEAAPAQPRQVRVDGKLVPQTALGRLVRIQWLVPAMDRLWIEAPEGRRRFLDRITLSFFPDHAEASLAYEKAMRERNRLLKDGAGDAHWYQVLEARMAEAAADIRGARTAALARIAQAQDAAQTAFPAADLSITGDDVGDLPAYWAETRRRDMAAGRTLEGPHRADLQAIYSAKSMPADQVSTGEQKALLLSLVLANARAIEGATAIVLLDEVSAHLDPARRAALYDEICALKAQVFMTGTERALFDALGPRGQYLQVSEDAATSILEEVP; translated from the coding sequence ATGCTATCGGACCTGAGCCTCTATCAGTTCCGGTCGCATCGTCGTGCCGTTCTGACCCCTGATACACGCCCTGTCGCGATTTTCGGGGCCAACGGGGCGGGCAAGACCAATATTCTCGAGGCCATTTCTCTGCTGTCTCCGGGCCGTGGGCTGCGCCGTGCGCAGGCCCCTGACCTGATGCGCCGCGCAGAGGCTGTCGGCTGGAAGGTCACCGCGCAGCTTTCCGGTCACGATATCCTGACAGAAGCCGCCCCCGCCCAGCCGCGTCAGGTGCGGGTGGATGGGAAACTTGTGCCGCAGACGGCCTTGGGGCGGCTTGTGCGTATCCAGTGGCTGGTGCCCGCGATGGACCGTCTGTGGATCGAGGCCCCCGAAGGACGGCGTCGTTTTCTGGACCGGATCACCCTGTCGTTCTTTCCCGATCATGCCGAAGCCAGTCTGGCCTATGAAAAGGCCATGCGCGAACGCAATCGTCTGTTGAAAGACGGGGCAGGGGATGCCCATTGGTATCAGGTGCTTGAGGCCCGTATGGCCGAGGCCGCAGCCGATATCCGTGGCGCGCGGACCGCCGCGCTGGCTCGTATCGCGCAGGCCCAGGACGCGGCGCAAACGGCCTTTCCTGCCGCCGATCTGTCGATTACTGGCGATGATGTCGGGGATCTTCCGGCTTACTGGGCCGAAACCCGCCGCCGCGATATGGCTGCCGGACGCACGCTGGAAGGCCCGCATCGCGCCGATCTTCAGGCGATCTATAGCGCCAAATCCATGCCAGCCGATCAGGTCTCGACGGGCGAGCAGAAGGCGCTTTTGCTGTCTTTGGTGCTGGCCAATGCCCGTGCCATCGAGGGAGCGACGGCCATCGTTTTGCTGGATGAGGTCTCGGCCCATCTGGACCCTGCCCGCCGTGCGGCGCTTTACGATGAAATCTGTGCGCTGAAGGCGCAGGTCTTCATGACGGGCACCGAGCGCGCGCTGTTTGACGCTTTGGGCCCGCGTGGGCAGTATTTGCAGGTCTCGGAGGATGCCGCGACCTCGATTCTGGAGGAAGTGCCATGA
- a CDS encoding VOC family protein: MTYPLQRVTLITLGVADLAASCAFYARLGWVPAAQQEGVAFYQMHGQGLALFGRDDLAKDQGREGASLGTGAVTLAQNFDTEADVDAAFAAALAAGATALKHPEKVFWGGYSGYWADPDGHVWEIAMNPFWPLEADGSLRLPA, from the coding sequence ATGACCTACCCCCTGCAGCGCGTCACGCTGATCACCTTGGGCGTGGCAGACCTTGCCGCGTCCTGCGCCTTTTACGCGCGTCTTGGCTGGGTGCCTGCCGCGCAGCAGGAGGGCGTGGCCTTCTATCAGATGCATGGTCAGGGGCTTGCACTCTTCGGGCGCGATGATCTGGCCAAGGATCAGGGCCGCGAGGGCGCCTCCTTGGGCACGGGCGCGGTCACTTTGGCCCAGAATTTCGACACAGAGGCGGATGTGGATGCGGCCTTCGCCGCCGCTTTGGCCGCAGGTGCGACCGCCCTCAAACACCCCGAAAAGGTCTTCTGGGGCGGCTATTCCGGCTATTGGGCCGACCCCGATGGCCATGTCTGGGAAATCGCGATGAATCCCTTCTGGCCGCTTGAGGCCGATGGCAGCCTGAGACTGCCTGCATGA
- a CDS encoding LysE family translocator — MSITLQQALFYSGALLVVFLTPGPVWLAMLARTVSGGFAAAWPLALGVALGDAFWSILALVGMSWVVGHVTGFLDILRWVAVGMFGVMGCLMIRHAKAGISKNSTLTRPGRWAGFLVGIVAILGNPKAILFYMGVVPGFFTLDALTALDVAAIALLSALVPMIGNLILAACVGQVRRLLSSPRAMARLNRIAGSLMIVVAIVIAFL; from the coding sequence ATGAGCATCACCCTGCAACAGGCCCTGTTCTATTCGGGGGCGCTTCTGGTGGTCTTCCTGACGCCCGGCCCCGTCTGGCTGGCCATGCTGGCGCGCACGGTTTCGGGCGGGTTTGCCGCCGCATGGCCGCTGGCGCTGGGTGTGGCGTTGGGCGACGCCTTCTGGTCCATCCTTGCCCTTGTCGGCATGAGTTGGGTGGTGGGCCATGTCACCGGCTTTCTCGACATCCTGCGCTGGGTGGCGGTGGGGATGTTTGGCGTTATGGGCTGCCTGATGATCCGCCATGCCAAGGCAGGCATCTCGAAAAACAGTACTCTCACCCGACCCGGCCGCTGGGCGGGCTTCCTTGTGGGGATCGTCGCCATTCTGGGCAACCCGAAAGCGATCCTGTTCTATATGGGCGTCGTGCCGGGCTTTTTTACGCTTGATGCGCTTACGGCGCTGGATGTGGCCGCCATCGCGCTGTTATCGGCCCTTGTTCCCATGATCGGCAATCTGATCCTCGCGGCCTGTGTCGGGCAGGTGCGCAGGCTGCTTTCGAGCCCTCGGGCAATGGCCCGCCTGAACCGCATTGCCGGCAGCCTGATGATTGTCGTCGCCATCGTGATCGCCTTTCTCTGA